Proteins encoded together in one Ferroglobus placidus DSM 10642 window:
- the hemL gene encoding glutamate-1-semialdehyde 2,1-aminomutase, translated as MWEKSKELYEVAKNLMPGGVSSPVRAVKPYPFYTAKAKGSKIYDVDGNEYVDYCMAYGPLILGHANEEVKEKVVEQLENGWIYGTPVELEIEYAKIIRKLYPSIEMLRFTNTGSEATMAALRVARGFTGRNKILKVEGSFHGAHDAVLVKAGSGATTHGIPNSAGVPEDFVKHTLQVPFNDVETLAEIVEKNSEELAALILEPVMGNSSLILPEEDYLKEVRKITKENDVLLIFDEVITGFRLALGGAQEYYGVKPDLTTLGKIAGGGFPIGIFGGRKEIMELVAPSGPVYQAGTFSGNPVSLIAGKTTVEILMRDNPYKELEEKTRSLVESVSEKVEKECIASMFCFYFGEKPKNYADALKLDKNKFVEFYWKLLKKGVFFPPSQYETCFVSTAHSYEDIEKTAEAVNQCLREL; from the coding sequence ATGTGGGAAAAATCAAAGGAGCTTTACGAAGTTGCCAAAAATTTAATGCCCGGCGGAGTCAGCAGTCCCGTAAGAGCCGTAAAGCCTTATCCCTTCTACACGGCAAAAGCGAAAGGATCCAAGATTTACGACGTTGACGGAAATGAATACGTAGACTACTGCATGGCTTACGGACCGCTCATTCTCGGACATGCGAACGAGGAGGTTAAGGAGAAGGTTGTCGAGCAGCTTGAGAATGGCTGGATATACGGGACTCCGGTAGAGCTCGAAATAGAGTACGCTAAAATCATAAGAAAGCTTTACCCGTCAATAGAGATGCTCAGGTTTACGAACACCGGAAGCGAAGCAACGATGGCTGCTTTGAGGGTTGCGAGAGGATTCACGGGAAGAAACAAAATTCTGAAAGTCGAAGGGAGCTTTCACGGAGCTCACGATGCGGTTCTCGTTAAAGCCGGAAGCGGAGCGACAACGCACGGAATTCCGAACTCAGCCGGAGTTCCTGAAGATTTCGTTAAGCACACGTTGCAAGTCCCCTTTAACGATGTTGAAACATTAGCTGAGATCGTGGAGAAAAATTCTGAGGAGCTGGCAGCTCTGATACTTGAGCCGGTTATGGGTAACTCTTCCCTCATACTTCCGGAGGAGGATTATTTGAAGGAGGTCAGAAAGATAACGAAAGAAAACGACGTTCTCCTCATTTTCGATGAAGTAATAACGGGATTCAGACTCGCTTTGGGGGGAGCTCAGGAATATTACGGAGTTAAGCCGGATTTAACGACCCTCGGCAAGATAGCGGGGGGAGGATTTCCTATAGGTATTTTCGGAGGGAGAAAAGAGATTATGGAGCTCGTAGCTCCTTCAGGTCCTGTTTACCAAGCTGGAACTTTCAGCGGGAATCCCGTGAGCTTGATAGCCGGAAAGACTACCGTGGAAATTCTGATGAGGGACAATCCCTACAAAGAGCTCGAGGAGAAAACGAGAAGTCTCGTAGAAAGCGTAAGCGAAAAAGTTGAGAAGGAGTGCATAGCTTCGATGTTCTGCTTTTACTTTGGAGAGAAGCCGAAAAACTACGCTGATGCTCTAAAGCTCGACAAGAACAAGTTCGTGGAATTTTACTGGAAGCTTTTAAAGAAAGGAGTCTTCTTCCCTCCGTCTCAATACGAAACCTGCTTTGTAAGCACTGCTCACAGCTACGAGGATATTGAGAAGACTGCAGAGGCGGTAAACCAATGTCTGAGAGAGTTGTAA
- the hemC gene encoding hydroxymethylbilane synthase, protein MSERVVIGSRGSKLALAQAEKVKKLLEERDFEVEVKVIKTHGDIMKDKPLHEFKGMGAFVRAIDEALKRGEIDLAVHSYKDVPSQRVEGTVIAAVLERESACDAFISREGLKFEEMPVASKIGTSSLRRRAFVKKLRKDLEVENLRGNLDTRLRKLREGFYDGIIVAEAGLIRLGLDKEIEYERLNPEVFVPSANQGVIAVASRENEAELFSFLNHEKTRLETDVERAVLRELGIGCAIPAGIYAKAEGKVRLIVEILSEEGEKSVRVDEKLSKENAVEEAVEIAKNLKSFI, encoded by the coding sequence ATGTCTGAGAGAGTTGTAATAGGGAGTAGAGGTAGCAAGTTGGCTTTAGCTCAAGCTGAAAAAGTAAAAAAACTCCTTGAGGAGAGAGATTTCGAAGTGGAGGTAAAAGTGATCAAAACCCACGGAGACATAATGAAGGACAAACCACTTCACGAATTTAAGGGCATGGGAGCTTTTGTTAGAGCGATAGACGAGGCTTTGAAAAGGGGAGAAATAGATCTGGCTGTTCACAGCTACAAAGACGTTCCGAGTCAAAGGGTTGAAGGGACAGTGATAGCAGCCGTTCTTGAAAGAGAAAGCGCTTGCGACGCTTTCATTTCAAGAGAGGGTTTGAAGTTCGAAGAGATGCCCGTAGCATCTAAGATAGGAACGTCAAGCCTGAGAAGGAGGGCTTTCGTCAAAAAGCTCAGGAAAGACTTAGAGGTGGAAAATCTTAGGGGAAATCTGGACACGAGGCTTAGAAAGCTCAGAGAAGGTTTTTACGATGGAATAATCGTTGCTGAAGCTGGATTAATCAGGCTCGGGTTGGATAAAGAGATCGAATACGAAAGGCTAAATCCGGAGGTTTTCGTTCCGTCAGCGAATCAGGGAGTTATTGCCGTAGCTTCGAGAGAAAACGAGGCTGAGCTCTTCTCCTTCCTCAACCACGAGAAAACGAGGCTTGAGACAGACGTTGAAAGAGCGGTTTTGAGGGAACTCGGGATAGGGTGCGCTATTCCAGCCGGGATATACGCAAAAGCCGAGGGAAAAGTTAGGCTGATCGTTGAGATTCTAAGCGAAGAGGGAGAGAAATCTGTCAGAGTCGACGAGAAGCTAAGCAAGGAGAATGCGGTGGAGGAAGCTGTGGAAATAGCTAAAAACCTTAAATCGTTTATATGA
- the cobA gene encoding uroporphyrinogen-III C-methyltransferase: MSGKVFIVGAGPGDPGLITVKALKALKLADVVLVDELVSEEILELLKELGKEIIDVGKRSGRHKKTQEEINELLVKLAKEGKKVVRLKGGDPFVFGRGGEEIEFLAENGIEFEVVPGISSSTAVPAYAGIPVTHRKYDPALVIITGRQERERLNWEALAKLNSTIVILMGVGTLEENVRKLIEFGKDPETPVAIIQNGTTEEQKVVVGKLENIVEKAEKEGVKPPAVIVIGGVVEILKKVENFIKNVKSSEELSVGKKELFNLISQL; this comes from the coding sequence ATGAGCGGTAAAGTCTTTATCGTAGGAGCTGGACCGGGAGATCCGGGGCTTATTACGGTAAAAGCTCTCAAAGCTTTGAAGCTTGCTGACGTTGTTTTGGTTGACGAGCTCGTTAGCGAAGAAATTCTCGAGTTGCTCAAAGAGCTTGGAAAGGAGATAATCGACGTGGGAAAAAGGAGTGGAAGACACAAAAAGACTCAAGAAGAAATCAACGAGCTTCTCGTGAAACTCGCGAAGGAGGGTAAAAAAGTTGTTAGGTTGAAGGGAGGAGACCCCTTCGTTTTCGGAAGAGGGGGAGAAGAAATAGAATTTCTCGCGGAAAACGGTATAGAGTTTGAAGTCGTTCCGGGAATTTCTTCTTCAACAGCCGTTCCGGCTTACGCCGGAATCCCGGTAACGCATAGAAAATACGATCCGGCTTTGGTCATCATCACCGGAAGGCAGGAAAGAGAAAGGCTGAACTGGGAGGCTTTGGCAAAGCTGAATTCCACCATCGTGATTTTAATGGGCGTAGGAACTTTGGAGGAGAACGTGAGAAAGCTCATCGAATTCGGAAAAGATCCCGAAACGCCTGTGGCTATAATTCAAAACGGAACAACTGAAGAGCAGAAGGTAGTCGTTGGAAAGCTCGAGAACATAGTTGAAAAAGCCGAAAAGGAAGGAGTCAAGCCTCCGGCGGTTATAGTCATAGGTGGAGTTGTTGAAATACTAAAAAAGGTTGAGAACTTCATTAAAAACGTTAAAAGCTCCGAAGAGCTGTCCGTGGGTAAAAAAGAGCTTTTTAATCTGATTTCTCAGCTTTAA
- the truA gene encoding tRNA pseudouridine(38-40) synthase TruA produces the protein MAFKIAYIGTNFHGSQYQPELRTVEGEIRKAFEKAGIEYGKIMFAGRTDAGVHAIGNVFATDLEEFSKKVVKKLNSNLPEDVSVWGYKVVDENFKPRKAKWRKYCYVILDEGYNLEEMKEAAKHFVGKHDFGIFVRGSESCVREVYESDVEKRGNLIYFSIKANAFAWNMVRRMASSLMIAGKEGIEEFFKILKGERAVSAAPPNGLVLVDVHYGFEFEKEEFGLLKLRNQIKKLFFTHGQLFGAFNVFNEVLNLF, from the coding sequence GTGGCTTTTAAGATAGCCTACATCGGCACGAACTTTCACGGCTCCCAGTACCAGCCGGAGTTAAGAACCGTGGAGGGAGAGATAAGGAAAGCTTTCGAAAAGGCTGGAATAGAGTACGGCAAGATAATGTTTGCGGGAAGAACAGATGCCGGCGTTCACGCGATAGGAAACGTTTTCGCAACGGATTTAGAGGAATTTTCGAAGAAAGTCGTGAAGAAGCTGAACTCGAATCTGCCTGAAGACGTTAGCGTCTGGGGTTACAAAGTTGTTGATGAAAACTTCAAGCCGAGGAAGGCGAAGTGGAGGAAGTACTGCTACGTTATCTTGGACGAAGGGTACAACCTGGAGGAAATGAAAGAGGCTGCTAAGCATTTCGTAGGGAAGCACGATTTCGGAATTTTCGTGAGAGGAAGTGAGAGCTGCGTCAGAGAAGTTTACGAGAGCGATGTGGAAAAGAGGGGTAATTTGATATACTTCTCGATAAAAGCCAACGCCTTCGCTTGGAACATGGTGAGGAGAATGGCATCTTCTTTAATGATCGCCGGAAAGGAGGGAATAGAAGAGTTTTTCAAAATTTTAAAAGGAGAAAGAGCTGTTTCCGCTGCTCCTCCGAATGGACTCGTTTTGGTTGACGTTCACTACGGCTTCGAATTCGAAAAAGAAGAGTTTGGGTTGTTAAAGCTGAGAAATCAGATTAAAAAGCTCTTTTTTACCCACGGACAGCTCTTCGGAGCTTTTAACGTTTTTAATGAAGTTCTCAACCTTTTTTAG
- a CDS encoding carbon-nitrogen hydrolase family protein, with protein MIVSAVQCRVGVGEAFKSAEKLIEKGLNEGVEIFLLPEYFSYKVGDTSLETSKKTLEWLREKSEEYQAVLAGNVIRKDEDGYYNTIYVFEKGELVATQDKLHPTRSERELGIRCGRKLEIFEIKGVKFAALICADILYPELCRVAALKGAEIVLNPVVSFKRSELPSQRLRHCLYFSRAFDNAYAIVKAGGVGYTFLGEECVGRSLIASHEGILASYENENEEALISARIDLEKIRIYKRINYSLHDRNVNVLGDLLRGGMNC; from the coding sequence GTGATAGTTTCGGCTGTTCAGTGTAGAGTAGGAGTTGGCGAAGCTTTTAAAAGTGCGGAAAAGCTAATCGAGAAAGGTTTAAACGAGGGAGTTGAAATTTTCCTTCTCCCGGAGTACTTTTCCTACAAAGTAGGAGACACGAGCTTGGAAACGTCTAAAAAGACTCTGGAATGGCTGAGAGAAAAAAGCGAAGAATATCAAGCGGTTCTCGCTGGAAACGTTATAAGAAAAGACGAAGACGGCTACTACAACACGATCTACGTTTTCGAAAAAGGGGAGCTTGTAGCCACTCAGGACAAGCTTCATCCGACGAGAAGCGAAAGGGAGCTCGGAATCAGATGCGGCAGAAAGCTTGAGATCTTCGAAATAAAGGGGGTAAAGTTCGCGGCACTAATATGTGCCGACATACTCTATCCGGAGCTTTGCAGAGTTGCTGCTTTAAAAGGAGCTGAAATCGTTTTGAATCCTGTTGTAAGCTTTAAGAGATCTGAATTGCCTTCCCAAAGATTGAGGCACTGCCTATACTTTTCCAGAGCTTTTGACAACGCTTACGCCATAGTTAAAGCCGGAGGAGTTGGCTACACGTTCTTAGGGGAAGAGTGCGTTGGGAGGAGCCTAATAGCCTCTCACGAAGGCATTCTCGCTTCTTACGAAAACGAGAACGAAGAGGCTTTGATTTCGGCGAGAATCGATCTCGAAAAGATAAGAATCTACAAGAGGATAAACTACTCTTTGCACGACAGAAACGTTAACGTTCTCGGAGATTTGCTGAGAGGAGGGATGAACTGCTGA
- a CDS encoding eS26 family ribosomal protein — protein sequence MTKAPYKREYKQSSGRGKDYTIRCDGCGRNVPRFKTFVSYSGLRLDPELVRLVGRKNVHVYMQKKYYCPKCARNLGIVQPGKLGKRRRSEL from the coding sequence ATGACAAAGGCTCCCTACAAGAGGGAGTATAAGCAGAGCAGCGGCAGAGGAAAGGATTACACCATCAGATGCGACGGTTGCGGGAGAAACGTTCCTCGCTTCAAAACTTTCGTCTCTTATTCCGGCTTGAGGCTCGATCCGGAGCTTGTTAGGCTTGTTGGGAGGAAGAACGTTCACGTATACATGCAGAAGAAGTACTACTGCCCTAAGTGTGCGAGAAACTTGGGAATCGTCCAGCCCGGAAAGCTCGGGAAGAGAAGGAGGAGCGAGCTTTAG
- a CDS encoding COG1361 S-layer family protein has protein sequence MILKVTYERIRYVEVSGNVSESYEVDYFYKKETVEIPIEVEIFQTVEPKFRVYPLTKTIYASEQNRIALQLANVGLSDARNVEVSLEGIEVIQPERVVIPRLQPSSISVVEFYVKSEKEGEVNVTAKINYTYFDGEKWSDGFDEVTFKIFVEKIGKGVEFGVGKEKLKRGESGVLELFVMNNYLYPIKGLEFTISEPEGVEFYAKRFLIGYLNSGEVRVVKVPYRVEEDADFGSKDVRISAKYEILASKIEERAIEKSVSLLIEEEPDFEVLNKPVVYHGENIVTLEIINVGGDAKNIHFKLNPSPGIKLKMPEAFASELKKGERINVSFRVDVDDDVISGNEYRIDLTYKAEDLEGKEFTGTFYAYLLVKQRKMTDRITLLAVVALITVAVVAVLKKRSR, from the coding sequence ATGATTCTTAAAGTTACTTATGAGAGAATAAGGTACGTAGAAGTGTCGGGAAACGTTTCGGAAAGCTACGAAGTCGACTACTTCTATAAAAAAGAGACGGTGGAGATACCGATAGAAGTAGAGATCTTCCAAACGGTCGAGCCGAAATTCAGAGTTTATCCTCTAACTAAAACTATATACGCCTCGGAACAGAACAGGATAGCTCTACAATTGGCTAACGTTGGTTTATCTGACGCGAGAAACGTCGAGGTATCTTTAGAGGGTATAGAAGTTATTCAGCCAGAGAGAGTAGTAATTCCCCGCTTACAGCCTTCGTCGATTTCCGTCGTAGAGTTCTACGTTAAGTCGGAAAAAGAAGGAGAAGTGAACGTAACTGCAAAGATAAACTACACGTACTTCGATGGAGAGAAGTGGTCGGACGGTTTTGACGAAGTTACGTTCAAAATTTTCGTCGAAAAAATCGGTAAAGGCGTCGAGTTCGGCGTTGGTAAGGAGAAGTTAAAAAGAGGCGAAAGCGGTGTACTCGAACTCTTTGTCATGAACAACTACCTTTACCCAATTAAGGGTCTCGAATTCACCATCTCAGAACCTGAAGGAGTCGAATTTTATGCAAAGAGGTTTCTCATCGGTTACCTTAATTCCGGAGAAGTGAGGGTCGTTAAAGTTCCGTACAGAGTCGAAGAGGACGCAGATTTCGGGAGTAAAGATGTGAGGATTTCGGCTAAGTACGAAATTCTCGCTTCAAAAATTGAAGAGAGAGCGATCGAAAAATCCGTAAGCTTGTTGATTGAGGAAGAGCCCGACTTCGAAGTTTTAAATAAACCCGTCGTGTATCACGGAGAGAACATCGTGACTCTCGAAATAATCAACGTCGGTGGAGATGCTAAGAACATTCATTTTAAGCTTAATCCAAGCCCCGGAATAAAACTCAAGATGCCAGAGGCTTTCGCGTCGGAGCTGAAAAAAGGTGAAAGGATAAACGTGAGTTTCAGAGTCGATGTGGACGATGACGTTATCTCCGGAAACGAGTATAGAATTGACCTAACTTACAAAGCGGAAGACTTAGAGGGGAAGGAATTTACGGGAACGTTTTACGCGTACTTGCTCGTTAAACAGAGGAAAATGACCGACAGAATTACACTGCTTGCAGTAGTAGCGTTAATAACCGTTGCAGTTGTGGCGGTTTTGAAGAAGCGTAGCCGATAG
- a CDS encoding ABC transporter permease translates to MRAEKIYSVFVKELRVVARERRLLAIIIMQPIILVSVFGYAFSGEIKNVGVAVVDEDGSELSLKLVYALHSSDAFDIKYFVYSRSEAVELVKLGKVHSAIYIPRNFEREFRNGSASIEVYVDESNYNVAKSVIEGINAISSELSRSFFGGIRVEQRYVFTTKTRLIDFIAPAIIGVVTQMLGLILSSSSVAREKEEGTLELIFSTPLKSSELILGKFAAVTSIIMLDVFVVMAITHFAFDVEIRGNIFLLILAQLLFLTGSIGVGLAISAVSATQLQGIQASMLFALISIFLSGFFYPLESMPEGARMISYFVPLTYANIAFREVMIKGNGLEVVYPHIAILLLYTLVSISIAVTLLRKVVGGGRK, encoded by the coding sequence ATGAGGGCTGAAAAAATATACTCGGTATTCGTCAAGGAGCTGAGGGTTGTGGCGAGGGAGAGGAGGTTGCTCGCTATAATAATCATGCAACCGATAATACTCGTCTCCGTTTTCGGTTACGCTTTTTCCGGAGAAATAAAGAACGTGGGTGTCGCGGTTGTTGATGAGGACGGTAGCGAACTTTCTCTAAAGCTCGTTTACGCTCTGCATTCGAGCGATGCCTTCGACATAAAATACTTCGTTTACAGCAGGAGCGAGGCTGTAGAACTCGTAAAGCTTGGAAAAGTTCATTCCGCCATCTACATTCCCAGAAACTTTGAAAGAGAGTTTAGAAACGGTTCAGCCTCGATAGAAGTCTACGTCGACGAATCAAACTACAACGTGGCGAAATCGGTGATTGAAGGAATTAACGCGATATCCTCAGAACTCTCGAGGAGTTTTTTCGGCGGGATAAGAGTTGAGCAGAGGTACGTTTTCACGACAAAAACGAGGCTAATAGATTTCATCGCTCCAGCTATTATCGGTGTTGTAACTCAAATGCTCGGTTTGATTTTATCTTCGAGTTCCGTTGCAAGAGAAAAGGAAGAAGGAACTCTGGAGTTAATTTTCTCAACGCCGCTTAAAAGTTCCGAGCTAATTCTGGGGAAGTTTGCTGCCGTAACGTCGATAATTATGCTCGACGTTTTTGTAGTCATGGCGATAACCCACTTCGCTTTTGACGTGGAGATAAGAGGAAATATTTTCCTTCTCATACTCGCTCAACTTCTTTTTCTCACAGGCTCGATAGGCGTTGGACTCGCTATTTCGGCAGTTTCAGCAACGCAACTTCAAGGTATTCAGGCTTCGATGCTCTTCGCTTTAATCAGCATATTCCTCTCCGGATTTTTCTACCCGCTGGAAAGCATGCCCGAAGGAGCGAGAATGATATCCTACTTCGTACCTCTGACTTATGCGAACATAGCTTTTAGAGAAGTTATGATAAAGGGGAACGGCTTGGAGGTCGTTTATCCACACATAGCGATTTTACTCCTCTACACTCTCGTAAGCATTTCTATAGCGGTTACGCTGTTAAGAAAAGTTGTAGGGGGTGGTAGGAAATGA
- a CDS encoding ABC transporter ATP-binding protein, with the protein MNALEIENLMVKFGNFVAVNNFSLRVKRGEIFGLLGPNGAGKTTTIRAIFGMVPYEGKIEVYADSIGWMPQNSPLYLNLTVEENMKFFASLHGVKEAKQRIEELLKLVDLYEFRNRLVKNLSGGMRQRAMLACAMIHDPDLLILDEPTAGVDPPLRKTFWEYFERLNAEGKTILVTTHYMDEAEKCDRIVLMRNGEKIAEGSPEDVKRKAIGGEIIKVKVDDKRKAAKLLSSLGYEVEVDDSIAVKTTLASREISKVVEVLRREGVEVEEVEIVKASLEEAFLKLVEK; encoded by the coding sequence ATGAACGCTCTTGAGATCGAAAATCTCATGGTGAAGTTCGGAAACTTCGTTGCCGTAAATAATTTCAGTTTGAGAGTTAAAAGGGGAGAAATTTTTGGTTTGCTCGGACCGAACGGAGCTGGAAAAACAACTACGATAAGAGCGATTTTTGGAATGGTGCCTTACGAGGGAAAAATCGAAGTTTACGCCGATTCGATAGGCTGGATGCCTCAAAACTCCCCCCTTTACTTAAACCTGACAGTCGAGGAAAACATGAAGTTTTTCGCATCACTACACGGAGTAAAAGAAGCTAAGCAGAGAATTGAGGAGTTGTTAAAGCTCGTGGACTTGTACGAATTTAGAAACAGGCTCGTAAAAAATCTTAGCGGCGGAATGAGACAGAGAGCGATGCTTGCCTGCGCTATGATTCACGATCCCGACTTGCTAATTCTCGATGAGCCAACCGCAGGAGTCGATCCTCCGCTGAGAAAAACCTTCTGGGAGTATTTTGAGAGGTTGAATGCTGAAGGTAAAACAATTCTGGTCACAACTCATTACATGGACGAGGCGGAGAAGTGCGATAGGATAGTCTTAATGAGAAACGGGGAGAAGATAGCCGAAGGGAGTCCAGAGGACGTAAAAAGAAAAGCTATTGGTGGAGAAATAATAAAAGTTAAGGTCGACGACAAGCGGAAAGCGGCTAAATTGCTTTCATCGCTGGGTTACGAGGTTGAAGTCGATGATTCGATTGCAGTAAAAACTACGTTAGCTTCGCGGGAAATTTCGAAGGTAGTCGAAGTTCTGAGAAGAGAAGGAGTTGAAGTGGAAGAAGTGGAGATAGTAAAAGCGTCCCTCGAGGAAGCTTTTTTGAAACTGGTGGAAAAATGA
- a CDS encoding TrmB family transcriptional regulator, whose translation MIELGEVVDKLKSLGLTSYEAKALVALLRLNEATAREVSENTGIPRTKVYEVLRRLAEKGFVEIQPGTPTVFRALEPLEVVDKIQQDVVNKMRELATLMKKINVEKKNEAHHVWVSKGRFAVESKLKEILDGVKKEVLLFLIDPQFKLDLPKSKVSKVLLYEKVALEIDSFKVIDKEKLKNADEFYRKFAKLIEGYVINNVEYKPKLLVIADDEKSLLIFGEGGRLVAISISIPLIVLLQKAMFESLWDNFTI comes from the coding sequence ATGATTGAATTAGGGGAAGTGGTGGACAAGTTGAAAAGCTTAGGTCTAACTTCTTATGAAGCAAAAGCCCTCGTGGCTCTTTTACGTTTGAATGAAGCTACCGCAAGGGAAGTAAGCGAAAACACCGGAATTCCGAGAACGAAAGTGTACGAGGTTTTGAGGAGACTCGCTGAGAAGGGTTTTGTAGAAATTCAACCGGGAACACCTACTGTTTTCAGAGCTTTGGAGCCTTTAGAGGTGGTGGATAAAATTCAGCAGGACGTCGTGAATAAAATGAGGGAGCTGGCAACTTTGATGAAGAAAATAAACGTGGAAAAGAAAAATGAAGCTCACCACGTTTGGGTTTCGAAGGGGAGGTTTGCCGTTGAGAGTAAGTTGAAGGAGATTTTAGACGGTGTGAAGAAAGAAGTCCTTTTGTTTTTGATAGATCCCCAGTTCAAACTTGATCTGCCGAAGTCGAAGGTTTCTAAAGTCTTGCTGTACGAAAAAGTAGCTTTGGAGATTGACTCGTTTAAAGTAATTGACAAAGAAAAGTTGAAGAACGCTGACGAATTTTACAGAAAGTTCGCCAAGCTAATTGAAGGTTACGTGATCAACAATGTAGAATACAAGCCGAAGCTTTTAGTTATCGCAGACGACGAAAAATCTCTTTTGATTTTCGGGGAAGGGGGTAGACTCGTGGCGATTTCGATTTCGATACCGCTGATAGTTCTGTTGCAGAAAGCGATGTTTGAAAGCCTCTGGGATAACTTCACTATCTGA